AAGCGCCAGACCTTCGTCTTTTCCCATCTCCAACGCCTGCCAAGGAACTCCAAGGTCAAAACCGCACCGTACTGCCCAAATTGGACTGACGGCGCCATATGAGAGAACACATTGCTCGGCTCCTGCCATACCGTGTGGCACCAAAGGTCCAGCCATGCGTCTGACTCATCAAATGAATAGCCTTGCTCTACAAGGCGCTGTGTGACGTTTCTGGGCAGGCATAGGAAACCATACCCCTCTGTCACGTAAACGGCCTCATGGCCCGTACAGGGCTCTCCAGAGCACCTTACAACCCAATCTGTGATCTTGTATGTAAGTTTCTTCGATTTTGGATCCAGTGTGTACCCAATATAGGAAAGATCTGCGAGACGGTCCATCATCTCCAAAGCCTGCTGCCGCCGCTTCATCCCCATGATGCTTTTAAGGCCTACAATACCGCCAGCCCAGGTTCCAACCGTCACTTCGTTGATATAGCCGCAGTAGGTTGCCTTCCCACTTCGGAAGGCGGCCCTGGAAGCCAGGCGAGCCCATATGCCCATGATGCCCTTTCCGGGCGGTAGTTGATTACGGGGGAGTTTGATCCACTGATATTTGAGCAAGCATTTCATCGCACCGGCCTCCTTCCTGTCTAAATTGAAAAAAGCCTCGCTCCGTGCTATACTTTAGTCACGAAAGCGAGGCTTGATATGGATGATTTATGCGTGTGATAATTGCCATTATCTCTTTTCTGAAACAAATGTGGTGGCCTGTCCTGATTGCGGGAAGACTATGGTCCGTCCAGCAACACCGGCAGAACAAGAAGATTTCGAAAACCGCTCAAACGAGAATCTATGGATGGACGAAACATAGGCGCAGTTTTAATATCCGCGATGTCGCTCATGTTGAATACTTATACGCAATTCCTAAAAAAATGCCCATGACTCAATCGTCATGGGCATTTCTCATGTGGCATTCTCTTCAATTAGTTTGGGGGTAAATTCTGGGGGTAAAACCGCCCCCTCTTTTCAGTCAATGGGGGTAAAACGGGGGTAAAACCGGCCTTCCTTGTGTTGAAAAAGCCTGCAACCCCTTGCGCTGCAAGGGTTTCTCAATCGAGGGGCTTCATCGTGGGGAACAAAATGACTTCCCGAATGCTGTCAGAGCCTGTCAGCATCATCACGCACCGATCAATGCCGATGCCAAGCCCGCCGGTAGGGGGCATACCGTACTCCAGAGCGGTAATGAAGTCGTCATCCATCATGCCGGCCTCGTCGTCGCCTCGGTCCCGCAGCTCTACCTGCTTTTGGAAGCGAGCCCTCTGGTCGATGGGGTCGTTGAGTTCTGAGAAGGCATTGCCCATCTCGCTGTGGCAGATGAAGAGCTCGAACCGCTCCGTCAGCCGGGGGTCCTTGGGAGAGCGCTTAGCCAGGGGAGACACGTCCACCGGGTGCATGGTAATAAAGGTGGGCTGGATCAGCTTTTCCTCCACCTTCTGGTCGAAGCATTCATAGAGGGCGTTGCCCCAGGTCTTCTCCGCTGTCTCCAGCAGCTCCACACCGATGGCTTTGGCGGCGGCCACCGCCTCGTCGTCACTGTCAATGGTCATGAAGTCGATGCCGCAATACTGCTTTACCGCTTCATGCATGGGAAGACGGGGCCAGCCGGGGGTCAGGTCGATCTTCTCCCCCTGCCATTCTACCTGATAGGTGCCCAAGAGCTTTTGCGCCGCAGAGGACAATAACTCCTCAAAAAGGTCCATCATGCCGTTGAAATCTGTGTAGGCCTGATAGAGCTCCACGGTGGTGAACTCCGGGTTGTGCTTGGGGTCCATACCCTCGTTGCGGAAGATACGGCCGATCTCATATACCCGGTCCAGTCCGCCGACAATGAGCCGCTTCAAGGGCAGCTCCGTGGCGATGCGCATATACATGTCGATATCCAGCGTGTTGTGATGGGTGATAAAGGGACGGGCCGTGGCGCCGCCGGAAATGGTATTCAAAACAGGGGTCTCCACCTCCATATAGCCGCGGCTGTCCAGGAACTCC
This genomic window from Pusillibacter faecalis contains:
- the lysS gene encoding lysine--tRNA ligase codes for the protein MAEQKNNPQAEQDLGQQTKIRREKLAVLQNQGKDPFQTTRFDWDTTSGQIKENFDAMEGRSVKVAGRLMSKRGMGKVSFCDLQDRDGRIQLYARQDEMDEAAYQEFKKYDIGDIVGVDGEVFRTQRGEMSVRARTITLLSKSLLPLPEKFHGLTNTELRYRQRYVDLMVNPEVKRNFVLRSQFIRHVREFLDSRGYMEVETPVLNTISGGATARPFITHHNTLDIDMYMRIATELPLKRLIVGGLDRVYEIGRIFRNEGMDPKHNPEFTTVELYQAYTDFNGMMDLFEELLSSAAQKLLGTYQVEWQGEKIDLTPGWPRLPMHEAVKQYCGIDFMTIDSDDEAVAAAKAIGVELLETAEKTWGNALYECFDQKVEEKLIQPTFITMHPVDVSPLAKRSPKDPRLTERFELFICHSEMGNAFSELNDPIDQRARFQKQVELRDRGDDEAGMMDDDFITALEYGMPPTGGLGIGIDRCVMMLTGSDSIREVILFPTMKPLD